The following proteins are encoded in a genomic region of Hoeflea phototrophica DFL-43:
- a CDS encoding acetyl-CoA carboxylase biotin carboxylase subunit encodes MFSKILIANRGEIACRVIKTAKKMGIKTVAIYSDADRNAMHVEMADEAVHIGPPPANQSYLIADKIIAACKQTGAQAVHPGYGFLSERASFCDALEKEGIAFIGPKVKAIEAMGDKITSKKIAAEAGVSTVPGHMGLIDDEAHAAKIAAEIGYPVMIKASAGGGGKGMRIAWNDAEAREGFSRSKSEAASSFGDDRIFIEKFVEEPRHIEIQLIADSHGNAIYLGERECSIQRRNQKVVEEAPSPFLDEATRKAMGEQSVALAKAVDYQSAGTVEFIVDKHRKFYFLEMNTRLQVEHPVTELITGVDLVEQMIRVAAGEKLPFSQDDVTLDGWAVESRLYAEDPYRNFLPSIGRLTRYRPPQEGKIDGITIRNDTGVSEGSEISMFYDPMIAKLCTHAPTRLEAVDAMADALDRFEVEGIGHNLPFLSALMQHPRWREGRLSTGFIAEEYPDGFAPVPPNEATVERFAIAALLLSHILGERNAQISGARFSQAEKRAHEDKVVRIADSEITGHIDDTDDVYMVRLPGREPLAVMTDWTPGAKLAIFDIDGVTNAIKVEPADAGWRLRQLGVDVKVQVFSPRVAELARLMKEKVAPDTSSLLLCPMPGLIVSIAVNEGDEVQEGQTLAVVEAMKMENVLKAERKGIVSRIPVKAGDSLAVDEIIMEFAK; translated from the coding sequence ATGTTTTCCAAAATCCTCATCGCCAATCGTGGTGAAATCGCCTGCCGGGTGATCAAGACCGCGAAGAAGATGGGCATCAAGACGGTCGCCATCTATTCCGATGCCGACCGCAACGCGATGCATGTGGAGATGGCCGATGAGGCCGTGCATATCGGTCCGCCGCCCGCCAACCAGTCCTATCTGATTGCTGACAAGATCATTGCCGCGTGCAAGCAGACCGGCGCGCAGGCGGTGCACCCCGGTTACGGTTTCCTGTCCGAGCGGGCCTCGTTCTGCGATGCACTGGAGAAGGAGGGGATCGCCTTCATTGGCCCCAAGGTCAAAGCCATCGAGGCGATGGGCGACAAGATCACCTCCAAGAAGATCGCCGCGGAAGCCGGTGTGTCGACCGTGCCCGGCCATATGGGGCTGATCGATGATGAGGCCCACGCGGCGAAGATCGCCGCCGAGATCGGCTATCCGGTGATGATCAAGGCCTCTGCCGGCGGTGGCGGCAAGGGGATGCGGATCGCCTGGAACGACGCCGAGGCGCGCGAGGGCTTTTCCCGCTCGAAATCCGAAGCGGCGAGCTCGTTTGGCGACGACCGGATCTTCATCGAGAAATTCGTCGAAGAGCCACGCCACATCGAGATCCAGTTGATCGCCGACAGCCACGGCAATGCAATCTATCTGGGCGAACGCGAATGTTCGATCCAGCGGCGGAACCAGAAGGTGGTGGAGGAAGCCCCCTCGCCGTTCCTGGATGAGGCGACCCGCAAGGCCATGGGCGAACAGTCGGTGGCACTGGCAAAGGCCGTGGATTACCAGTCGGCTGGCACCGTGGAATTCATCGTCGACAAGCACCGCAAATTTTATTTTCTGGAAATGAACACGCGGTTGCAGGTGGAGCATCCGGTGACGGAACTGATCACCGGCGTCGATCTGGTTGAGCAGATGATCCGGGTCGCCGCCGGTGAAAAACTCCCCTTCAGCCAGGACGATGTGACGCTTGATGGCTGGGCGGTCGAAAGCCGGCTCTATGCCGAGGATCCCTACCGCAACTTCCTGCCCTCGATCGGCCGGCTGACGCGCTACCGGCCGCCGCAGGAAGGCAAGATCGACGGCATCACCATCCGCAATGACACCGGGGTGAGCGAAGGCTCGGAGATCTCGATGTTCTATGATCCGATGATCGCCAAGCTGTGCACCCATGCACCGACCCGGCTCGAAGCGGTCGATGCCATGGCTGACGCGCTGGACCGGTTCGAGGTCGAGGGCATCGGTCACAATCTGCCGTTTCTTTCCGCGCTGATGCAGCATCCGCGCTGGCGCGAGGGACGGCTGTCGACCGGCTTCATTGCCGAGGAGTATCCCGACGGCTTTGCCCCGGTTCCACCCAATGAAGCGACCGTCGAACGCTTTGCCATCGCCGCGCTTCTGCTCAGCCATATCCTGGGCGAGCGCAATGCTCAAATTTCCGGGGCGAGGTTCAGCCAGGCGGAAAAGCGGGCACATGAGGACAAGGTGGTGCGGATCGCGGACAGTGAGATCACCGGCCATATCGACGACACCGACGACGTCTACATGGTGCGGCTGCCGGGCCGGGAACCGCTGGCCGTGATGACCGACTGGACGCCGGGGGCCAAGCTGGCGATCTTCGATATCGACGGGGTTACAAACGCCATCAAGGTCGAACCCGCCGACGCCGGATGGCGATTGCGGCAATTGGGCGTCGACGTGAAGGTACAGGTGTTCAGCCCGCGCGTTGCCGAGCTGGCCCGGCTGATGAAGGAAAAGGTGGCGCCCGATACATCCAGCCTGCTGCTTTGCCCGATGCCGGGCCTGATCGTCTCGATCGCCGTCAATGAGGGCGACGAGGTGCAGGAAGGCCAGACGCTGGCCGTGGTCGAGGCAATGAAGATGGAGAATGTGCTCAAGGCCGAGCGCAAGGGCATCGTCTCGCGCATCCCGGTGAAGGCCGGCGACAGCCTCGCCGTCGACGAGATCATCATGGAGTTTGCCAAGTGA
- a CDS encoding (R)-mandelonitrile lyase: MKITRAGATASDKGPDDYFTGAVRLDKLFAAEAPGRVQGASVTFEPGARTAWHTHPLGQTIIVTSGLGRAQREGGPIEEIRPGDVVWFEPGEKHWHGASPDVAMTHLAIQEALDGVAVVWLEHVSDADYAG, encoded by the coding sequence ATGAAGATCACACGCGCCGGAGCGACGGCATCGGACAAAGGGCCGGATGATTACTTCACCGGCGCAGTGCGCCTCGACAAGCTGTTTGCGGCAGAGGCGCCGGGGCGGGTTCAGGGCGCATCGGTGACATTCGAGCCGGGCGCGCGGACGGCCTGGCACACGCATCCGCTGGGGCAGACGATCATCGTGACGTCGGGTCTCGGCCGGGCGCAGCGCGAGGGTGGACCGATCGAGGAGATCCGGCCGGGCGATGTGGTCTGGTTCGAACCCGGCGAGAAACACTGGCATGGCGCCTCGCCCGATGTGGCGATGACGCATCTGGCCATCCAGGAAGCTCTGGACGGTGTTGCGGTGGTCTGGCTCGAGCATGTGAGCGACGCGGATTATGCGGGCTGA
- a CDS encoding Abi-alpha family protein, with protein MAEGSDKSPIKVDVGLSAKAEIKGEVPSSSLGRSLDALVDAFRPFTEARGLKADQIRLQREDVLLQIASKAQSRLALEGQQSKPVPLKFLANFMEKASQEDITNEVLVDAWANLLASSSLNNKENHLIFLDILSRLDSKHVELLNFICFDPTRPLHFADAPYEKRETSCLYNLKLKLKEIEDKKASGEILLHSDLESLIGVGVDFFDFPGAKISNIEMYSDEAADGSYYKPELEYKIILDEFPESIIFALKSIGLIDVVSIDMDNLHSDTLEFGFFLHAAVVTHLGAEMYATCIAGPNSFEKNQE; from the coding sequence ATGGCAGAGGGAAGCGACAAGTCGCCGATCAAGGTCGATGTTGGACTTAGTGCAAAAGCTGAGATCAAAGGTGAAGTTCCGAGCAGCTCGTTGGGACGATCTCTCGACGCTCTCGTTGACGCGTTTCGCCCCTTTACAGAAGCTCGAGGCTTGAAAGCAGATCAAATACGCCTTCAACGTGAAGATGTGTTGCTGCAAATAGCCTCAAAAGCGCAATCTAGGCTTGCGCTTGAGGGCCAGCAATCCAAACCGGTCCCCTTAAAATTTCTCGCAAACTTTATGGAGAAAGCGTCCCAAGAAGATATTACTAATGAAGTTTTGGTTGATGCCTGGGCCAACCTGCTAGCAAGCTCTTCATTAAACAACAAAGAAAACCACCTAATTTTTCTAGATATACTGTCTCGACTGGATTCCAAACACGTAGAATTGCTAAATTTTATTTGCTTTGATCCGACCCGCCCTTTGCATTTTGCGGATGCGCCTTATGAGAAACGAGAAACATCATGCTTATATAATTTGAAATTGAAGCTCAAAGAGATTGAAGACAAAAAGGCGTCAGGTGAGATTCTGCTGCATAGCGATTTGGAATCACTAATTGGCGTAGGAGTAGATTTTTTTGATTTTCCAGGAGCAAAAATATCCAACATAGAGATGTATTCTGATGAAGCCGCGGATGGTTCATACTATAAGCCAGAATTAGAATATAAAATAATATTAGACGAATTCCCTGAAAGCATAATTTTTGCTTTGAAATCAATCGGCCTAATAGATGTCGTATCAATCGATATGGACAACCTGCATTCTGACACGCTGGAGTTTGGCTTTTTCCTCCACGCTGCTGTTGTGACACACTTGGGTGCCGAGATGTATGCAACTTGCATAGCTGGGCCGAATTCCTTTGAAAAGAACCAAGAATGA
- the yghU gene encoding glutathione-dependent disulfide-bond oxidoreductase, with the protein MTDDTKFPPENNFPAGYQPAKVWEWQKGNGGQFANINRPIAGATHDKERPVGKHPLQLYSLATPNGVKVTVMLEELLAAGHSGAEYDAWLINIGDGDQFGSGFVEANPNSKIPALMDHSTPEPTRVFESGSILIYLAEKFGAFLPTDHKARTEAISWLMWQMGSGPYLGGGFGHFYAYAPMKIQYAIDRFAMEVKRQLDVLDRHLADNEYMAGMEYSIADMAIWPWYGRLIKGGAYEAGDYLDVTSYKNVTRWTDQIAERPAVERGRIVNKSFGELSEQLHERHDASDFELRTQDKLEAAKEGGA; encoded by the coding sequence ATGACTGATGACACAAAATTCCCGCCCGAGAACAATTTCCCCGCTGGTTATCAGCCGGCGAAAGTATGGGAATGGCAGAAGGGCAATGGCGGCCAGTTTGCCAATATCAACCGGCCGATCGCCGGTGCAACGCATGACAAGGAGCGGCCGGTCGGCAAGCATCCGCTGCAGCTTTATTCGCTGGCAACACCCAATGGCGTGAAGGTGACCGTGATGCTCGAGGAGCTTCTGGCTGCCGGGCATTCGGGCGCGGAATATGACGCCTGGCTGATCAATATCGGCGATGGTGATCAGTTCGGCTCGGGCTTTGTCGAGGCCAATCCGAACTCGAAGATCCCTGCCCTGATGGATCACTCCACACCGGAGCCGACACGGGTGTTCGAAAGCGGCTCGATCCTGATCTATCTCGCGGAGAAATTCGGGGCATTCCTGCCCACCGATCACAAGGCGCGTACGGAAGCCATCAGCTGGCTGATGTGGCAGATGGGCTCAGGCCCGTATCTCGGTGGCGGCTTCGGGCACTTCTATGCCTATGCGCCGATGAAGATCCAGTATGCCATCGACCGCTTCGCCATGGAGGTCAAGCGCCAGCTCGACGTGCTCGACCGGCATCTGGCTGACAATGAATATATGGCTGGCATGGAGTACTCGATTGCCGATATGGCGATCTGGCCCTGGTATGGCCGACTGATCAAAGGCGGAGCCTATGAGGCTGGCGATTACCTCGATGTGACATCCTACAAGAACGTCACCCGCTGGACCGACCAGATCGCTGAGCGCCCGGCCGTTGAGCGTGGCCGCATCGTCAACAAGTCTTTCGGCGAGTTGTCCGAGCAGTTGCATGAGCGCCATGACGCATCGGACTTCGAGCTTCGCACGCAAGACAAGCTCGAAGCCGCAAAAGAAGGTGGGGCATGA